The Acetivibrio saccincola genome window below encodes:
- a CDS encoding AraC family transcriptional regulator: MDSLTRMNNAMAYIEEHLTDDIDYSEVSKIACCSEYHFKRMFSFLSGIGLSEYIRRRKLTLAALDLKGTNLRIIDVAVKYGYDSADAFSRAFHSLHGILPSEARSENTQLKAYPRMTFQLSIKGGCEMNYRIVEKGHFKIVGFKKRVPIIFNGVNPEIAKMTELLTPEVIKQLKAISNVEPTGIISASANFPEGRMEEKGELDHYIGVATTSNETADFDVLEIDGSTWAIFESIGPFPETLQNVWGRIYSEWFPSSGYEAAPGPEILWNESPDTGNPKYRSEIWIPVKKKDY, from the coding sequence ATGGATTCGTTAACTAGAATGAATAATGCAATGGCATACATTGAGGAGCACTTAACTGATGATATTGATTATAGTGAAGTATCAAAAATTGCTTGCTGCTCAGAGTATCATTTTAAAAGGATGTTTTCTTTCTTATCAGGAATTGGTTTGTCAGAATATATTCGAAGAAGGAAATTAACGCTGGCTGCCCTTGATTTGAAAGGTACAAATTTGAGAATAATCGATGTTGCTGTTAAATATGGTTATGATTCAGCTGATGCATTCTCTCGTGCTTTTCATTCCCTGCATGGCATTCTTCCTTCTGAAGCAAGAAGTGAGAACACACAGTTAAAAGCCTATCCTCGAATGACCTTTCAATTATCAATTAAAGGAGGATGCGAAATGAACTATCGTATTGTTGAGAAAGGACATTTTAAGATCGTAGGATTTAAGAAGAGAGTTCCAATTATTTTTAATGGTGTAAATCCGGAGATTGCAAAAATGACCGAACTTTTAACACCAGAGGTTATTAAACAGTTAAAAGCAATTTCAAATGTAGAACCAACAGGTATTATTAGTGCTTCAGCTAATTTTCCGGAAGGTAGAATGGAAGAGAAAGGAGAATTAGACCATTACATCGGGGTAGCAACAACAAGTAATGAAACTGCAGATTTTGACGTATTAGAAATTGATGGTAGTACCTGGGCTATATTTGAATCGATTGGACCATTTCCGGAAACACTTCAAAATGTGTGGGGAAGAATATACTCAGAGTGGTTTCCGTCTTCAGGGTATGAGGCAGCCCCAGGTCCTGAAATTTTGTGGAACGAGAGTCCTGATACTGGAAATCCAAAGTATCGAAGCGAAATCTGGATTCCGGTAAAGAAAAAAGACTATTAA
- a CDS encoding IS91 family transposase, whose translation MITEEEKKDKNIFKQIIEENWEDFKKKYPSYNKPYYEEVIKKTLLCGSEQGGYTEYRCMECGQGMRRIPFTCKSCFCLSCSKVYTDEVVSQVSKMLRSGMKYRHVVLTIPEQLREVFYKYRHNGKILSELMRTGYRCVEEVVGTAVKRKVKIGMIMVLQTHGRSGHYNPHLHILLTSGGINEERKEWKELGYLPFEIIHTKWQYHLLNMIREQVPTKEMNKMVDNLYKLYTKGFVANVSKGEAPEKAKGLAKYLAKYMASPPISVRRIIRYDGETVTYWYNDHETKARKEESLDVLTFIGRMVQHILPKGFQRIRYYGLQATKTYEKWSQVIKEGLKNFCKAVQGVYEVIESRNYRQRYKESSGKDPLKCPFCGSEMKVWKIWHPIYGVIYDEEKNIRQGKYEKYSKPRDRGGCTLRGCTRILQISMFSLSL comes from the coding sequence GTGATAACAGAAGAAGAAAAGAAAGACAAGAATATATTTAAGCAGATAATAGAAGAGAACTGGGAAGACTTCAAAAAGAAGTACCCATCGTATAACAAACCGTATTATGAAGAAGTTATAAAAAAGACATTGCTATGTGGGTCAGAGCAGGGAGGATATACGGAGTATAGATGTATGGAATGCGGACAGGGGATGAGGCGTATACCATTTACCTGTAAAAGTTGTTTTTGTCTTTCGTGTTCAAAAGTTTATACAGATGAAGTAGTAAGCCAAGTTAGTAAGATGCTAAGGTCTGGAATGAAGTACCGACATGTGGTGCTGACAATTCCAGAGCAATTAAGAGAAGTATTTTATAAGTATAGACATAACGGGAAAATATTGTCTGAATTAATGCGTACAGGCTACAGATGTGTGGAAGAAGTAGTAGGAACAGCAGTAAAAAGGAAAGTGAAAATAGGCATGATAATGGTGCTGCAAACCCATGGAAGATCAGGACACTATAATCCCCACTTGCATATACTTTTGACAAGTGGAGGAATAAATGAAGAGAGGAAAGAGTGGAAGGAATTGGGGTACCTGCCTTTTGAGATTATCCATACGAAATGGCAGTATCATTTATTGAACATGATAAGAGAACAAGTACCCACCAAAGAGATGAATAAAATGGTAGACAATTTGTATAAGTTATATACAAAGGGATTTGTTGCAAATGTAAGTAAGGGGGAAGCACCTGAGAAAGCAAAAGGTCTTGCAAAATATTTGGCAAAGTACATGGCATCACCACCAATCAGTGTAAGGAGAATCATCAGATATGACGGTGAAACAGTAACATATTGGTATAATGATCATGAAACAAAAGCTAGAAAAGAAGAGAGTTTGGATGTGTTGACCTTTATAGGTCGGATGGTACAGCATATACTTCCGAAGGGATTTCAACGTATAAGATATTATGGTTTGCAGGCAACAAAAACATATGAAAAATGGAGTCAAGTGATAAAAGAAGGTCTTAAGAACTTTTGTAAAGCAGTACAAGGAGTTTATGAAGTAATTGAATCTAGGAATTATAGACAAAGATATAAAGAAAGTAGTGGGAAGGACCCGTTAAAGTGTCCTTTTTGCGGGAGTGAAATGAAAGTATGGAAAATATGGCATCCGATATATGGAGTAATATATGACGAAGAGAAAAATATCAGACAGGGAAAGTATGAAAAATATTCTAAACCAAGAGATAGAGGAGGATGTACCCTTCGGGGGTGCACCAGAATATTACAAATATCGATGTTCTCATTGTCACTTTGA
- a CDS encoding GNAT family N-acetyltransferase, whose protein sequence is MFVSPEQQGYGCGTALLNTVESYIKEKGLAGFT, encoded by the coding sequence TTGTTTGTATCACCTGAACAACAAGGGTATGGATGTGGAACTGCTCTTTTGAATACAGTTGAAAGCTACATAAAAGAAAAAGGATTAGCAGGATTTACTTAG
- a CDS encoding GNAT family N-acetyltransferase, translating into MEFITERLILRPWKETDAESLFKYAKDPDVGPIAGCPPHKSIDESRDVIKNVFCGPECYAVCLKTDNIAIGCIELKLNGSTDMTKRDDECELGYWIGKEFWGQGLIPEAARELIRHGFEDLNMNVIWCGYYEGNTR; encoded by the coding sequence ATGGAATTCATAACTGAAAGACTAATATTACGTCCGTGGAAAGAAACGGATGCAGAGAGTTTATTTAAATATGCAAAAGACCCTGATGTTGGACCTATTGCTGGCTGTCCTCCTCATAAGAGTATTGATGAAAGCCGTGATGTTATAAAAAACGTTTTTTGTGGGCCAGAGTGCTATGCTGTATGTTTAAAAACTGATAATATAGCGATTGGCTGTATTGAACTGAAACTTAATGGAAGTACAGATATGACCAAAAGAGATGATGAATGTGAATTGGGTTACTGGATAGGAAAAGAGTTTTGGGGACAGGGACTTATTCCTGAAGCAGCAAGAGAGCTCATTCGTCATGGGTTTGAAGATTTAAACATGAATGTAATATGGTGTGGATATTATGAAGGCAATACAAGATAA
- a CDS encoding DUF2971 domain-containing protein — MLWDAYTINRPAISEKEESNYNGVCIGVNRDKLIELLQTEKPDFCDTGFLAPVYYTPNQQVTALNFLCSNALDAFEKVKDDKDQTQEIIPPIRTAYAIQIGDYIGIPHFFELKLKKSLVITALPYIESVEKLAPFLKHRFWEEENEYRAAFSLHKSKKPVEDYIEIKISEELIDFIILGPIFSDKEEGDIKSIKDAKLDFNKLIKKHSIGTGIIRMS; from the coding sequence TTGCTTTGGGATGCTTATACAATAAATAGACCTGCTATAAGCGAAAAGGAAGAAAGTAATTATAATGGTGTATGTATAGGTGTGAATAGAGACAAATTAATTGAGTTATTGCAAACAGAGAAACCTGATTTCTGCGATACAGGTTTTTTGGCACCAGTTTATTATACTCCTAACCAACAGGTGACTGCACTTAATTTTCTGTGTAGTAATGCATTAGATGCTTTCGAGAAGGTGAAAGATGACAAGGATCAGACACAAGAAATAATTCCTCCAATACGAACAGCTTATGCAATTCAAATTGGGGACTACATTGGAATACCACATTTTTTTGAGTTGAAATTAAAAAAATCTTTAGTAATAACCGCACTTCCATATATTGAATCTGTTGAGAAATTAGCGCCATTTTTGAAACATCGGTTTTGGGAAGAAGAAAATGAATATAGGGCTGCATTTAGCTTACATAAATCGAAAAAGCCTGTTGAGGATTATATCGAAATTAAAATTAGTGAGGAACTGATAGATTTCATTATTCTTGGACCTATATTCTCAGATAAAGAAGAAGGCGATATTAAAAGCATTAAAGATGCAAAATTAGATTTCAACAAATTAATCAAAAAACATTCTATAGGAACTGGAATTATACGAATGAGCTAA